Proteins from a single region of Nomia melanderi isolate GNS246 chromosome 9, iyNomMela1, whole genome shotgun sequence:
- the Cpr97Ea gene encoding cuticular protein 97Ea: MHTVSTVTLLVAAILAVSAQQYQQPGGNYVDDYSAYEPARPAHPTPRSYAADAAPLNRQAAPTTPKPTPVAILKQINRHNEDGSYTYGFEGADGSFKIETKLPTGDVKGKYGFVDDTGKVRVVEYGANQFGFQPAGEGITVAPPTLVDETTNREALEAQAYQQANQQARAPLRSAPAPQPALQYEQPAYQPPPSHTQAVYPAQAPRQQALPKQLFTPSGGVPQPPSSRQSPILQQNEEPSPPSQLYNQGPAQFGPAPIQERRSQPQPRSQSGGILDQLARDYALPQNVAPPLHDISFGYY, encoded by the coding sequence GTAACACTACTGGTAGCTGCGATACTCGCAGTATCGGCTCAGCAATACCAACAACCAGGTGGCAATTATGTAGACGACTACTCAGCTTACGAGCCAGCGCGGCCAGCTCATCCAACCCCCAGAAGCTACGCAGCGGATGCGGCACCGCTAAACAGACAAGCAGCACCTACCACCCCTAAGCCAACTCCAGTAGCAATCCTCAAACAGATCAACAGGCACAATGAAGACGGCTCTTACACCTACGGCTTCGAGGGTGCTGATGGTTCCTTCAAGATCGAAACTAAATTACCCACTGGTGACGTGAAGGGTAAATACGGGTTCGTCGATGACACCGGGAAAGTCCGCGTGGTGGAGTACGGAGCGAACCAGTTCGGCTTCCAGCCAGCTGGTGAGGGTATCACAGTGGCTCCACCAACGTTGGTAGACGAGACCACCAACAGAGAGGCTCTGGAGGCTCAGGCCTACCAGCAAGCGAACCAGCAGGCTAGGGCTCCCCTTAGATCCGCACCTGCGCCTCAGCCAGCCCTCCAATACGAGCAACCTGCCTATCAGCCACCCCCAAGCCACACGCAGGCAGTGTACCCTGCGCAAGCACCCAGACAACAGGCCCTGCCCAAGCAGCTTTTCACTCCCTCTGGCGGTGTCCCCCAGCCTCCCAGTTCTAGACAGTCCCCAATCCTCCAGCAAAATGAGGAACCGTCACCTCCTTCCCAATTGTACAATCAGGGACCAGCTCAATTCGGTCCAGCGCCCATCCAAGAACGCCGGTCTCAGCCACAGCCTCGCAGTCAGAGCGGCGGAATCCTGGACCAGTTAGCTAGAGATTACGCTCTGCCCCAAAACGTAGCACCGCCATTGCACGACATCAGCTTCGGTTACTACTAA